The Tripterygium wilfordii isolate XIE 37 chromosome 4, ASM1340144v1, whole genome shotgun sequence genome has a window encoding:
- the LOC119995804 gene encoding probable WRKY transcription factor 17, producing the protein MAVELMGFAKMSDQGRQMAIQEAASQGLKSMEHLIRRMSHKSNQADCTDLADITVSKFKKVISLLNRTGHARFRRGPASSSSSASTSSSVSGASRPVARLHPQSLTPAPATVRPPPVVTQATLPQPQIAAPVSFVQSQSQSLTLDFTKPNLFASNAKSTELDFSKDTFSLSSNSSFMSSAITGDGSVSNGKQGSSLLLHQAVSGGKPPLSSAPHKKRCHDHSDDVSGKFSGSGSGTCHCAKRRKNRVKKTIRVPAISTKIADIPQDEYSWRKYGQKPIKGSPYPRGYYKCSTMRGCPARKHVERATDDPTMLIVTYEGEHRHSPQVAVQENVSAGVGFVFESS; encoded by the exons TGGAGCACCTAATCCGCCGCATGTCTCACAAATCTAACCAAGCGGACTGTACCGACCTCGCTGACATCACCGTCTCTAAGTTCAAGAAAGTCATTTCTCTTCTCAACCGAACAGGACACGCCCGGTTCAGACGCGGTCCGGCAAGCTCTTCCTCTTCCGCCTCCACCTCTTCATCGGTATCAGGGGCGTCTCGTCCTGTTGCTCGCTTACACCCTCAGTCCTTAACTCCGGCTCCGGCAACTGTCCGTCCTCCGCCGGTAGTTACTCAGGCAACCTTGCCCCAGCCGCAGATTGCCGCTCCTGTCAGTTTTGTTCAGTCACAGTCGCAAAGTTTGACTCTTGACTTCACAAAACCTAATTTGTTCGCATCTAATGCTAAGAGTACCGAACTAGACTTTTCGAAAGATACATTTAGCTTGTCATCGAACTCGTCGTTCATGTCCTCAGCTATCACCGGAGACGGCAGTGTTTCCAACGGAAAGCAAGGATCCTCGCTCTTACTTCATCAGGCAGTATCCGGTGGGAAACCCCCGCTGTCGTCGGCTCCTCACAAGAAGAGGTGCCACGATCACAGCGACGACGTCTCCGGAAAATTCTCCGGATCCGGCAGTGGCACGTGCCATTGCGCTAAGAGGAG aAAAAATCGGGTGAAGAAAACCATCAGAGTCCCTGCAATCAGTACCAAAATCGCGGATATTCCCCAGGACGAGTACTCGTGGAGAAAGTACGGTCAGAAGCCTATCAAAGGTTCACCTTACCCGAG GGGTTATTACAAGTGCAGTACGATGAGAGGGTGCCCTGCGAGGAAACACGTGGAGCGAGCGACGGACGATCCAACGATGCTGATTGTAACTTACGAAGGGGAGCACCGCCACAGTCCCCAGGTTGCGGTGCAGGAGAACGTGAGCGCTGGCGTTGGATTCGTTTTTGAGTCGTCGTGA
- the LOC119997868 gene encoding exocyst complex component EXO70I-like isoform X2, producing the protein MAASVNENSGSKDGIGNLVAATKSLKLSLEKSKALGLALKKAGPRLDEINQRLPSLEAAVRPILADKDALVAVGGHINRAVGPAAAVLKVFDAVHGLEKSLLSNPQNDLPGYLSVIKRLEEALRFLRDNCGLAIQWLEDIVEYLEENTVADERYLLNMKKLLKCLRDFGNKEQRQCLDGGLLDTALDKLESEFQRLLMEHTVPLPMSSSLSLGEQACIAPSPLPVTVIPKLQAILGRLVANNRLEKCISVYVEVRSSNVRASLQALDLDYLEISVSEFNDVQSIEAYVSKWGKHLEFAVKHLLEAEYKLCSDVFERVGVNVWMGCFAKIGSQAGMLAFLQFGKTVTESKKDPIKLLKLLDIFSSLNKLRLDFNRLFGGAACLKIQDLTRELIKRVIDGAAEIFWELLVQVELQRQIAPPPDGGVPRLVLVIHRSWKHEKFQERLLITEMLNIIKAVELNLETWIKAYEDTTLSNFFGMNNHWHLYRHLKGTKLGDLLGDSRLKEHEQYKDYHVAIFLRDSWGKLPGHLSREGLILFSGGRATARDLVKKRLKTFNETFDNMYKQQSNWIVSERDLREKTCQLIIQAVVPVYRSFMQNYGPLVEQDASSNKYVKYSVQTLEQMLLSLFQPKLGRYGSLIVRDSSGKLNNGVADLRRTTSAVV; encoded by the exons ATGGCGGCATCTGTGAATGAGAATTCAGGCTCTAAGGATGGCATTGGGAATTTGGTAGCTGCGACGAAATCATTGAAACTAAGCTTAGAGAAGTCAAAGGCATTAGGGTTAGCGCTTAAGAAAGCAGGGCCTAGATTAGATGAGATTAACCAGAGATTGCCTTCTCTGGAGGCTGCAGTGCGCCCAATCCTTGCAGATAAGGATGCACTTGTAGCTGTTGGTGGTCACATTAACCGTGCGGTGGGGCCTGCCGCAGCAGTGCTAAAGGTTTTTGATGCAGTTCACGGACTTGAAAAGTCATTGTTGTCTAATCCGCAGAATGATCTACCTGGCTATTTATCAGTTATAAAGCGTCTAGAGGAGGCATTGAGGTTTTTACGGGATAATTGTGGATTGGCAATTCAGTGGTTGGAGGATATAGTGGAGTATCTGGAGGAAAATACAGTTGCAGATGAACGATACCTTTTGAATATGAAGAAGTTATTGAAGTGTCTTAGGGATTTTGGAAATAAGGAACAAAGACAGTGCCTTGATGGTGGGCTTTTAGATACTGCGTTGGATAAATTGGAGAGTGAGTTTCAGCGACTCTTGATGGAACATACTGTGCCGCTTCCAATGTCTTCTTCATTATCACTGGGTGAGCAGGCATGCATTGCACCATCCCCTTTGCCAGTTACTGTCATCCCAAAGTTGCAGGCAATTCTGGGAAGATTAGTTGCTAACAATAGACTGGAGAAATGCATATCCGTTTATGTTGAAGTTCGAAGCTCGAATGTAAGAGCGAGTTTGCAGGCACTTGATTTGGATTACCTAGAGATATCAGTATCTGAATTTAATGATGTGCAGAGCATAGAGGCGTACGTATCCAAGTGGGGGAAGCATTTGGAGTTTGCAGTGAAGCATTTGCTGGAGGCTGAGTACAAGCTTTGCAGTGACGTATTTGAGAGGGTTGGAGTTAACGTATGGATGGGTTGCTTTGCTAAGATAGGTTCACAGGCAGGTATGCTTGCATTTCTTCAATTTGGGAAGACGGTTACAGAGAGTAAAAAAGACCCGATCAAACTATTGAAATTGCTTGATATATTTTCTTCTCTGAACAAATTGAGACTAGATTTCAACCGGCTTTTTGGTGGAGCAGCTTGCCTCAAAATCCAAGACCTAACAAGGGAGCTCATTAAGAGGGTGATTGATGGGGCAGCTGAGATTTTCTGGGAGCTATTGGTTCAAGTGGAGTTACAGAGGCAAATAGCTCCTCCTCCAGATGGAGGTGTCCCTAGATTG GTTCTGGTCATTCACCGAAGTTGGAAACACGAGAAGTTTCAAGAGAGACTCCTCATTACTGAGATGTTGAATATCATTAAAGCTGTTGAGCTGAATTTGGAGACATGGATAAAGGCTTATGAAGATACTACGTTATCCAACTTTTTTGGTATGAACAACCACTGGCATTTATATAGGCACTTGAAGGGAACCAAGCTTGGTGATCTCTTGGGGGATTCAAGGCTAAAAGAACATGAACAGTACAAGGACTACCATGTCGCAATTTTCTTGAGAGACAGCTGGGGAAAGCTTCCGGGTCATTTAAGCCGAGAAGgcctaattttattttctggtgGGCGGGCCACTGCTCGTGATCTTGTCAAAAAGAGGCTGAAGACATTCAATGAAACTTTTGATAACATGTATAAGCAGCAGTCAAACTGGATTGTGTCGGAGAGAGATCTCCGGGAGAAGACTTGCCAGCTTATAATTCAGGCCGTAGTGCCTGTTTATCGAAGCTTTATGCAGAACTACGGACCGTTGGTTGAGCAAGATGCAAGCTCCAATAAATATGTGAAATACTCGGTGCAGACTTTGGAGCAAatgcttctctctcttttccagCCAAAGCTGGGAAGATACGGTAGTTTGATAGTGAGGGATTCTAGTGGGAAGTTGAACAATGGGGTAGCGGACCTTCGTCGTACTACCTCTGCTGTTGTGTGA
- the LOC119996361 gene encoding F-box protein AFR, producing the protein MTRKSEHLQDKESINSSEPLIPGLPDDIGQLCLLHLPYPYQAFARSVSSSWKETITDPRFFLSKQALSLSLPYIFVFAFHKSTGRIQWQAFDPRSRRWFILPPMPSPKAVCAPAFACTAMPHEGKLFVLGGMRSDTETSMRTTFIYRTLTNQWSIGSPMPTPRSFFAVGCVNGKILAVGGSGSGISDSVRAVECYDSESDTWSSVAKMRTGLARYDSAVVGDKMYVTEGWTWPFMFSPRGGVYDPDEDTWQEMNDGIKEGWTGVSVVLNGRLFVISEHGDCPMKVYDPEGDTWRYVGGERFPREAMQRPFAIGGGEGKVYVVACRLNVAIGRVFEGKHKEISVEWEVVSGPKAFHDFSPCSCQVLYA; encoded by the coding sequence ATGACAAGAAAAAGTGAACATCTGCAAGACAAGGAAAGTATTAATAGTTCCGAGCCGTTGATTCCAGGACTGCCTGATGATATCGGGCAGCTATGTCTTCTCCACCTTCCATATCCATACCAAGCTTTCGCTCGCTCGGTTTCTTCTTCATGGAAGGAGACCATAACGGACCCTCGCTTTTTTCTCTCCAAACAAGCCTTGTCACTCTCCTTGCCTTATATCTTCGTCTTCGCATTTCACAAATCAACGGGTAGGATTCAATGGCAAGCCTTTGATCCTCGATCACGCCGTTGGTTTATATTGCCTCCGATGCCGTCCCCGAAAGCAGTATGTGCGCCTGCCTTTGCGTGTACTGCAATGCCTCATGAGGGGAAGCTCTTCGTTCTTGGTGGTATGCGGTCGGACACGGAGACTTCCATGAGGACAACCTTCATCTACAGAACGTTAACGAATCAATGGTCTATAGGTTCTCCTATGCCGACTCCGCGATCTTTCTTTGCCGTCGGATGTGTGAACGGTAAGATCTTAGCCGTCGGTGGAAGTGGGTCCGGGATCAGTGACTCGGTCAGAGCTGTTGAGTGCTATGATTCAGAGAGTGATACGTGGAGTTCTGTTGCTAAGATGCGCACAGGGTTAGCTAGGTACGACTCGGCGGTGGTGGGGGACAAGATGTACGTGACGGAGGGGTGGACGTGGCCGTTCATGTTTTCGCCAAGAGGTGGTGTCTACGATCCCGACGAGGACACGTGGCAGGAGATGAATGATGGTATAAAGGAAGGATGGACAGGTGTGAGCGTGGTGTTAAATGGCAGGTTATTTGTGATATCGGAGCACGGTGACTGCCCGATGAAGGTGTACGATCCGGAGGGTGACACATGGCGGTATGTGGGTGGTGAGAGGTTCCCACGGGAGGCAATGCAGAGGCCATTCGCTATCGggggaggggaagggaaggTATATGTAGTGGCATGTAGGTTAAATGTGGCGATTGGGAGGGTATTTGAGGGAAAGCACAAAGAAATAAGTGTGGAGTGGGAGGTTGTGAGTGGTCCCAAAGCATTTCATGACTTCTCTCCTTGCAGTTGCCAAGTACTTTATGCCTAA
- the LOC119996365 gene encoding putative peptidyl-tRNA hydrolase PTRHD1, with product MASLLSARPFTPPLRHFNFSRCPSPLVRNWRQSRVSLSSMNQPESDSKTEGPPKEDVLVQYVVLRRDLIDTWPLGSVVTQGCHASVYAIWFHKDDSHTAQYCSPENIDSMHKVTLEVKGEAQILNLSDKLTAGGIAHKLWIEQPENIPTCLATKPYPKSSVSSFFKKLKLCK from the exons ATGGCGTCTCTTCTCTCAGCTCGCCCATTCACTCCGCCTCTCCGCCATTTCAACTTCAGTCGATGTCCTTCTCCGCTTGTCAGGAATTGGAGACAGAGTCGAGTGAGTCTGAGCTCAATGAATCAACCCGAGAGCGACTCCAAGACTGAAGGTCCTCCGAAAGAGGACGTTCTGGTACAGTACGTTGTGCTCCGGCGAGACCTAATTGACACGTGGCCTCTGGGGAGCGTGGTTACACAGGGCTGCCATGCCTCCGTCTACGCAATCTGGTTCCATAAGGACGACTCTCACACTGCTCAGTATTGTAGCCCTGAAAACATCGATTCTATGCACAAG GTTACACTTGAGGTGAAAGGAGAAGCGCAAATCTTGAACTTGTCAGACAAGCTCACTGCTGGTGGCATTGCTCATAAACTGTGGATTGAACAGCCTGAGAACATACCAACATGCCTTGCTACAAAGCCCTACCCCAAATCTTCAGTGTCATCGTTCTTTAAAAAGCTAAAACTTTGTAAGTGA
- the LOC119996366 gene encoding uncharacterized N-acetyltransferase p20-like, producing the protein MEDISDLSLRPLELSDIDDFMVWATDDKVVHFCTWEPYKSKEDAINYITITVLPHPWFRAICLGKRPIGAISVAPNSGSDKCRAELGYVLGSKYWGKGIATKAVKMVTNAIFSEWPHLERLEALVDVQNVGSQKVLEKAGFTREGVLRKYVVLKGRSRDMVMFSLLSTDPQT; encoded by the coding sequence ATGGAGGACATCTCAGATCTCTCTCTTCGACCATTGGAGCTCTCTGACATAGATGATTTCATGGTTTGGGCTACTGATGATAAGGTGGTCCATTTCTGTACTTGGGAACCATACAAAAGCAAAGAAGATGCCATAAACTATATCACAATAACAGTTCTACCACATCCATGGTTCAGGGCAATCTGTCTTGGCAAAAGACCGATTGGTGCCATTTCCGTGGCACCGAACTCAGGTTCTGATAAATGCAGAGCTGAGCTTGGGTATGTTTTGGGATCCAAGTATTGGGGCAAAGGGATTGCAACAAAAGCAGTGAAAATGGTGACCAACGCTATATTCAGCGAGTGGCCACATTTAGAAAGACTTGAAGCTCTGGTTGATGTACAAAACGTGGGATCGCAAAAGGTGCTGGAGAAGGCAGGATTCACAAGGGAAGGTGTCTTAAGAAAGTATGTTGTACTGAAAGGAAGATCCAGGGATATGGTCATGTTTAGTCTTCTCTCCACAGATCCTCAAACGTAG
- the LOC119996363 gene encoding uncharacterized protein LOC119996363 translates to MEVLVGSTFSIDVSSPPAYARDHGEGGGGAQDEAHDGIASLRRFIKEDNETRKLNGLGLGNGKSVDDSSDSSSIGAESEDEDNDDDVVSSEKALCSLTSLEESLPIKKGLSNYYSGKSRSFADLSQLDSISSAKDLRKPENPLNKRRRIQMANKWSCSSRRSSSSLYTFQNSISVPLLPLNEEDSVVDEAEGPKQQTQEVEGISQKKGNPWLKSESCFEISDLEEEEEEED, encoded by the exons atGGAGGTATTGGTAGGCTCGACTTTTAGTATCGATGTTTCGTCGCCGCCGGCATATGCAAGGGACCACGGCGAAGGTGGTGGTGGCGCACAGGATGAGGCCCATGACGGCATAGCTTCCCTTCGACGGTTCATCAAGGAAGATAACGAGACCCGAAAACTGAACGGGTTGGGTTTGGGAAATGGCAAGTCTGTTGATGATTCCTCTGACAGTTCGTCTATTGGAGCTGAAAGCGAAGATGAAGACAACGACGACGACGTCGTTTCGTCTGAGAAGGCCCTGTGTTCTCTGACTTCACTGGAGGAGTCTCTGCCTATTAA GAAAGGCTTATCGAATTACTATTCAGGGAAATCGAGGTCTTTCGCGGATCTATCACAGTTGGATTCAATTAGTTCGGCGAAGGATTTGCGGAAGCCTGAGAATCCGCTTAACAAGAGGAGAAGGATTCAGATGGCAAACAAGTGGTCATGCTCTTCAAGGAGATCATCATCGTCTCTGTACACCTTTCAGAATTCAATATCGGTGCCACTGCTTCCCCTGAATGAAGAAGACAGCGTCGTCGATGAAGCAGAGGGGCCGAAACAACAAACGCAGGAAGTGGAAGGGATATCGCAGAAGAAGGGGAATCCATGGTTGAAGTCTGAGAGTTGTTTTGAAATATcagatcttgaagaagaagaagaagaagaagattga
- the LOC119997868 gene encoding exocyst complex component EXO70A1-like isoform X1, with amino-acid sequence MAASVNENSGSKDGIGNLVAATKSLKLSLEKSKALGLALKKAGPRLDEINQRLPSLEAAVRPILADKDALVAVGGHINRAVGPAAAVLKVFDAVHGLEKSLLSNPQNDLPGYLSVIKRLEEALRFLRDNCGLAIQWLEDIVEYLEENTVADERYLLNMKKLLKCLRDFGNKEQRQCLDGGLLDTALDKLESEFQRLLMEHTVPLPMSSSLSLGEQACIAPSPLPVTVIPKLQAILGRLVANNRLEKCISVYVEVRSSNVRASLQALDLDYLEISVSEFNDVQSIEAYVSKWGKHLEFAVKHLLEAEYKLCSDVFERVGVNVWMGCFAKIGSQAGMLAFLQFGKTVTESKKDPIKLLKLLDIFSSLNKLRLDFNRLFGGAACLKIQDLTRELIKRVIDGAAEIFWELLVQVELQRQIAPPPDGGVPRLVSFITEYCNKLLGDDYKPILTQVLVIHRSWKHEKFQERLLITEMLNIIKAVELNLETWIKAYEDTTLSNFFGMNNHWHLYRHLKGTKLGDLLGDSRLKEHEQYKDYHVAIFLRDSWGKLPGHLSREGLILFSGGRATARDLVKKRLKTFNETFDNMYKQQSNWIVSERDLREKTCQLIIQAVVPVYRSFMQNYGPLVEQDASSNKYVKYSVQTLEQMLLSLFQPKLGRYGSLIVRDSSGKLNNGVADLRRTTSAVV; translated from the coding sequence ATGGCGGCATCTGTGAATGAGAATTCAGGCTCTAAGGATGGCATTGGGAATTTGGTAGCTGCGACGAAATCATTGAAACTAAGCTTAGAGAAGTCAAAGGCATTAGGGTTAGCGCTTAAGAAAGCAGGGCCTAGATTAGATGAGATTAACCAGAGATTGCCTTCTCTGGAGGCTGCAGTGCGCCCAATCCTTGCAGATAAGGATGCACTTGTAGCTGTTGGTGGTCACATTAACCGTGCGGTGGGGCCTGCCGCAGCAGTGCTAAAGGTTTTTGATGCAGTTCACGGACTTGAAAAGTCATTGTTGTCTAATCCGCAGAATGATCTACCTGGCTATTTATCAGTTATAAAGCGTCTAGAGGAGGCATTGAGGTTTTTACGGGATAATTGTGGATTGGCAATTCAGTGGTTGGAGGATATAGTGGAGTATCTGGAGGAAAATACAGTTGCAGATGAACGATACCTTTTGAATATGAAGAAGTTATTGAAGTGTCTTAGGGATTTTGGAAATAAGGAACAAAGACAGTGCCTTGATGGTGGGCTTTTAGATACTGCGTTGGATAAATTGGAGAGTGAGTTTCAGCGACTCTTGATGGAACATACTGTGCCGCTTCCAATGTCTTCTTCATTATCACTGGGTGAGCAGGCATGCATTGCACCATCCCCTTTGCCAGTTACTGTCATCCCAAAGTTGCAGGCAATTCTGGGAAGATTAGTTGCTAACAATAGACTGGAGAAATGCATATCCGTTTATGTTGAAGTTCGAAGCTCGAATGTAAGAGCGAGTTTGCAGGCACTTGATTTGGATTACCTAGAGATATCAGTATCTGAATTTAATGATGTGCAGAGCATAGAGGCGTACGTATCCAAGTGGGGGAAGCATTTGGAGTTTGCAGTGAAGCATTTGCTGGAGGCTGAGTACAAGCTTTGCAGTGACGTATTTGAGAGGGTTGGAGTTAACGTATGGATGGGTTGCTTTGCTAAGATAGGTTCACAGGCAGGTATGCTTGCATTTCTTCAATTTGGGAAGACGGTTACAGAGAGTAAAAAAGACCCGATCAAACTATTGAAATTGCTTGATATATTTTCTTCTCTGAACAAATTGAGACTAGATTTCAACCGGCTTTTTGGTGGAGCAGCTTGCCTCAAAATCCAAGACCTAACAAGGGAGCTCATTAAGAGGGTGATTGATGGGGCAGCTGAGATTTTCTGGGAGCTATTGGTTCAAGTGGAGTTACAGAGGCAAATAGCTCCTCCTCCAGATGGAGGTGTCCCTAGATTGGTAAGCTTTATAACTGAATACTGTAATAAACTACTCGGGGATGATTATAAGCCAATCCTTACCCAGGTTCTGGTCATTCACCGAAGTTGGAAACACGAGAAGTTTCAAGAGAGACTCCTCATTACTGAGATGTTGAATATCATTAAAGCTGTTGAGCTGAATTTGGAGACATGGATAAAGGCTTATGAAGATACTACGTTATCCAACTTTTTTGGTATGAACAACCACTGGCATTTATATAGGCACTTGAAGGGAACCAAGCTTGGTGATCTCTTGGGGGATTCAAGGCTAAAAGAACATGAACAGTACAAGGACTACCATGTCGCAATTTTCTTGAGAGACAGCTGGGGAAAGCTTCCGGGTCATTTAAGCCGAGAAGgcctaattttattttctggtgGGCGGGCCACTGCTCGTGATCTTGTCAAAAAGAGGCTGAAGACATTCAATGAAACTTTTGATAACATGTATAAGCAGCAGTCAAACTGGATTGTGTCGGAGAGAGATCTCCGGGAGAAGACTTGCCAGCTTATAATTCAGGCCGTAGTGCCTGTTTATCGAAGCTTTATGCAGAACTACGGACCGTTGGTTGAGCAAGATGCAAGCTCCAATAAATATGTGAAATACTCGGTGCAGACTTTGGAGCAAatgcttctctctcttttccagCCAAAGCTGGGAAGATACGGTAGTTTGATAGTGAGGGATTCTAGTGGGAAGTTGAACAATGGGGTAGCGGACCTTCGTCGTACTACCTCTGCTGTTGTGTGA